A single genomic interval of Oreochromis aureus strain Israel breed Guangdong linkage group 12, ZZ_aureus, whole genome shotgun sequence harbors:
- the snrnp27 gene encoding U4/U6.U5 small nuclear ribonucleoprotein 27 kDa protein translates to MGRSRSRTPPRRERRRSRSTSRERERRRRERDRSRSRDRDRDRRRSRSRSPHRRRSRSPRRHRSSSLSPSRQKERRDDERKDSKEKTAKPIQISAEDMQGKTEEEIEMMKLMGFGSFDTSKGKKTDGSSNAYAVNVTMKRKYRQYMNRKGGFNRPLDFIA, encoded by the exons ATGGGTAGGAGCAGGAGTCGAACTCCTCCAAGACGAG aaaGAAGACGTTCCCGCTCAACTTCtagagagcgtgagcgaagacGAAGGGAGCGGGATCGCTCTCGCTCTCGAGATCGGGACCGGGACCGTCGCAGGAGTCGCTCACGGTCTCCTCACAGGAGACGCTCAAG GTCTCCCCGACGTCATCgatcctcctccctctctccttcgAGACAAAAGGAGAGACGAGATGATGAGCGCAAAGACTCAAAGGAAAAGACGGCAAAGCCCATTCAGATCTCAG cGGAGGACATGCAGGGCAAAACGGAGGAGGAGATTGAGATGATGAAGCTTATGGGATTTGGTTCCTTTGATACCAGCAAG GGGAAGAAGACCGATGGCTCAAGTAACGCGTATGCCGTCAATGTGACCATGAAGAGAAAATACAG gCAGTACATGAACAGAAAAGGTGGATTTAACAGGCCGCTGGACTTCATTGCTTGA
- the mxd1 gene encoding max dimerization protein 1 produces MAAIGMVQMLIEAAEYLDRREREAEHGYASMPPFISSRERESLKRKSKSKKNTSSRSTHNEMEKNRRAHLRLCLERLKSLVPLGPDANRHTTLSLLMKAKDHIKRLEESERKAQHTLEQLQREQRHLQRRLEQLGVERTRMDSTGSTRSSDKSDSDQEDLDVDVEGTDYLLGDLEWSTSSVSDSGDERGSLRSSCSDEGYSSASLQHMQNTQEKAKQLGCSL; encoded by the exons ATGGCGGCGATCGGAATGGTGCAGATGTTGATCGAAGCAGCCGAGTACCTTGATCGCAGGGAACGAG AAGCTGAACATGGCTATGCCTCAATGCCGCCGTTCATCAGCAGCCGGGAGAGGGAAAGTTtgaaaaggaaaagcaaaagcaagaaaaacacaAGTAGCAG GTCTACACACAACGAAATGGAAaagaacag ACGGGCACATCTACGACTGTGTTTGGAGCGCTTGAAATCCCTCGTTCCCTTGGGACCAGATGCTAACAggcacaccaccctcagcctGCTGATGAAGGCCAAAGATCACATCAAG AGGTTGGAGGAGAGCGAGAGGAAAGCTCAGCACACTTTGGAGCAGCTACAACGGGAGCAGAGACACCTGCAGAGGCGTCTAGAGCAGCTGGGAGTGGAGAGGACCCGCATGGACAGCACCGGCTCCACTCGGTCCTCTGACAAGTCCGACTCTGACCAGG AGGACCTGGATGTGGACGTGGAGGGGACGGACTACCTGCTGGGTGACCTGGAGTGGAGCACCAGCAGCGTGAGCGACTCAGGGGACGAGCGAGGCAGCCTGCGCAGCAGCTGTAGCGATGAGGGCTACTCCAGCGCCAGCCTGCAGCACATGCAGAACACTCAGGAGAAGGCTAAGCAGCTGGGCTGCAGCCTATAA